Proteins encoded together in one Chelonoidis abingdonii isolate Lonesome George chromosome 1, CheloAbing_2.0, whole genome shotgun sequence window:
- the LOC116825689 gene encoding uncharacterized protein LOC116825689, with protein sequence MERGYKIATRLGNKKDMCMFLALHMENSPMCVSPSEKFNKTGIVVCESDKIHKVVAMSCSRENLHAVQHIMLNVPCSLNNCTVYLSRKPCSTCTTVLIQGSVSSVYYWPVSPELKGEDSAVEEDLKQVDQMFLRSSISSSVFLPIADSDTVFKISSRIKIYKCTECRSHYAEAVPKDMEKNCSLLNMQGHIRICAEQMKNALCCLDCLLHCPHGEFEEKENIDVEKMHTHALQLCYLLAARSDDPDRGVGCVLYSQNGYFFGAGYNGYPVGAIFANLPCAGRNIKKESGTAKGPVLIHAEANALLFRSRKKIEENDVLYCTKPPCFECQKYIQFVGIKKIVSIQESSQSSSNQQASTDSLKSNFKYDQWKHQYAECSASPFSKQTENSEKRDGEETERKNDKGPPSRLPNKEDLCIFLALHMENSPNCQEPTCNKQKNSNMLKYFKTGIVICEANKPKRIITMDCSTNDLHAVPKALLRFPNALRGCEVYLSRMPCINCAKLLIQAQVSQVYYWPNLEIQTTEVNLKKIEMEAEHVDNIFRESYITSAVYIPILDVEMVKKRIFPRTGSSPVDKSTTPVTSVYDSLSSTDLLEILNLTHIKKDKSFQQSYKDDIYKAVESFRILVGGIDIEIKENNFQEDKRAIQKQPKYTHALQLCNLLAARNDSPNTGVGTLIYRKEDIVAVGYNGFPKGTANSLFAQKDDGSCDQHAIICAEANAIILRTEDDLSDTELITTCEPCSVCENLIKAMKIKKIIWPNRDGKKQPEHATKDPTDAH encoded by the exons GTTACAAGATTGCCACACGTTTAGGAAATAAAAAAGACATGTGTATGTTTCTAGCCCTTCATATGGAGAATTCTCCAATGTGTGTTAGCCCATCTGAAAAG ttcaaTAAAACTGGGATTGTTGTGTGTGAGTCAGACAAAATACACAAAGTGGTAGCAATGAGCTGCTCCAGAGAAAACCTACATGCTGTGCAACATATCATGCTGAACGTTCCCTGTTCTTTGAATAACTGCACTGTGTACTTGTCCAGGAAACCCTGCTCCACCTGTACTACAGTTCTCATTCAAG GATCAGTTTCTTCAGTCTATTACTGGCCAGTGTCTCCAGAACTAAAAGGGGAAGATTCAGCAGTTGAGGAAGATCTCAAGCAAGTTGACCAAATGTTTCTCAGAAGTAGTATAAGTAGCAGTGTTTTTCTACCAATCGCAGACTCTGACACTGTATTTAAGATTTCATCTAGAATCAAAATATACAAGTGCACAGAATGCAGGTCCCATTATGCTGAGGCTGTCCCTAAAgacatggaaaaaaattgttcattgCTTAATATGCAAGGCCATATAAGGATATGTGCAGAGCAGATGAAGAATGCATTGTGTTGCCTTGATTGTTTACTACATTGTCCCCATGGAGaatttgaagaaaaagaaaatatcgatgtggaaaaaatgcacacacatgcattgcAGCTTTGTTATCTTTTAGCAGCAAGATCTG ATGATCCAGATCGAGGTGTTGGTTGCGTATTATACAGTCAGAACGGATATTTT tttggGGCAGGTTATAATGGATACCCTGTTGGTGCAATATTTGCAAACCTGCCTTGTGCAGGtagaaacatcaaaaaagagtCAGGAACAGCAAAAGGACCAGTCCTTATCCATGCTGAAGCAAATGCTCTACTATTcag atccagaaaaaaaatagaagagaATGATGTTCTTTATTGCACGAAACCTCCCTGCTTTGAATGTCAGAAATATATACAGTTTGTGGGCATAAAGAAAATTGTTTCCATACAAGAATCATCACAGTCATCATCAAACCAACAA gcCTCTACAGACTCTTTAAAGAGCAACTTTAAATATGATCAG TGGAAACATCAATATGCGGAATGTTCTG CTTCCCCCTTCAGTAAGCAAACAGAGAATTCAgaaaaaagagatggagaagaaacagaaagaaagaatgataaag GTCCTCCTTCTCGTCTACCAAATAAAGAAGACTTGTGCATCTTCTTAGCACTCCATATGGAAAATTCACCAAACTGTCAAGAACCAacatgtaacaaacaaaaaaactcaaataTGTTAAAA TATTTCAAAACTGGAATTGTCATCTGTGAAGCTAACAAACCAAAAAGGATTATCACAATGGACTGCTCCACTAATGATCTTCATGCTGTGCCAAAAGCATTGTTAAGATTTCCAAATGCACTGAGAGGCTGTGAAGTTTACCTGTCTAGAATGCCATGCATTAATTGTGCAAAACTTTTGATTCAAG CTCAAGTTTCTCAAGTGTATTACTGGCCTAATCTTGAAATACAAACAACAGAAGTAAATCTGAAGAAAATTGAAATGGAAGCTGAACATGTTGATAACATCTTTAGGGAAAGCTATATCACTTCAGCAGTCTATATACCAATATTAGATGTTGAAATGGTGAAGAAAAGGATTTTTCCACGAACAGGGTCATCTCCAGTTGATAAGAGCACCACTCCTGTTACCTCTGTATATGATAGTTTATCATCAACTGATCTTTTAGAAATACTTAACCTGACACACATTAAAAAAGATAAATCATTCCAACAATCATATAAAGACGATATTTATAAAGCAGTGGAATCTTTTCGGATACTGGTAGGTGGCATTGATATCgaaataaaggaaaataattttcaaGAGGATAAACGTGCCATTCAAAAACAGCCCAAGTATACTCATGCATTGCAGCTCTGTAACTTACTAGCAGCCAGAAATG ACAGTCCTAATACTGGAGTGGGGACACTGATCTACAGAAAAGAAGACATT GTTGCTGTTGGCTACAATGGATTTCCAAAAGGGACAGCTAATAGTCTGTTTGCACAAAAGGATGATGGTAGTTGTGACCAGCATGCAATCATCTGTGCAGAAGCTAATGCAATTATTCTAAG aACTGAGGATGATCTGAGTGACACTGAATTAATCACCACATGTGAGCCCTGTAGTGTCTGTGAAAACCTAATCAAAGCAATGAAGATAAAGAAAATCATTTGGCCTAATCGAGATGGAAAA aaGCAACCAGAACATGCAACTAAAGATCCAACAG ATGCACATTAA